The Spirochaetota bacterium genome has a segment encoding these proteins:
- the rpe gene encoding ribulose-phosphate 3-epimerase, producing MSIDGKKILISPSIIASDLTTMGMRVKTFDSGLVDLLHLDVMDGNFVPNLTFGPGYIRDLKKQSSIPLDVHLMIERPERSIQEYIDIAPWAITIHYESTRFPARVLQQLRKAGIIAGIAVNPATPVESIFDLVSYADMVLIMSVDPGFYGQAFMEPAIGRIQKLSKFLASLPERKMMIQVDGGIGPDNIARVVSAGATVIVAGNSAFKGGDVNNNVRELIERAHTGL from the coding sequence ATGTCGATTGACGGAAAAAAAATACTCATTTCCCCCTCCATCATAGCGTCCGACCTGACGACCATGGGCATGCGGGTGAAGACCTTCGACAGCGGTCTCGTGGACCTGCTCCACCTCGACGTGATGGACGGTAACTTTGTCCCCAACCTGACCTTCGGCCCGGGCTACATCAGGGATCTGAAAAAGCAGAGCTCCATCCCCCTGGACGTGCACCTGATGATAGAGCGGCCGGAGCGCTCCATCCAGGAGTATATCGACATTGCTCCCTGGGCCATAACCATCCACTACGAGAGCACGCGCTTCCCTGCAAGGGTCCTCCAGCAGTTACGGAAGGCAGGCATTATAGCGGGTATCGCCGTCAATCCCGCAACGCCGGTGGAATCGATCTTCGACCTGGTCTCCTATGCGGACATGGTCCTCATCATGTCGGTGGATCCCGGCTTCTACGGCCAGGCCTTCATGGAGCCCGCCATCGGCAGGATACAAAAGCTCTCGAAATTTCTCGCCTCGCTACCTGAACGGAAGATGATGATCCAGGTGGACGGCGGCATCGGCCCGGATAACATCGCCCGTGTCGTTTCAGCCGGCGCCACGGTCATCGTCGCCGGCAACTCCGCCTTCAAGGGAGGAGATGTCAATAATAACGTCAGGGAGCTGATCGAACGCGCACATACAGGCTTGTAA
- the rpsP gene encoding 30S ribosomal protein S16: MTVKIRLQRVGTKKKPFYRIIAVDGREKRDGKCIDQLGRYQPIVEGEQFTIDETKLFHWLGKGAEPTHTIMQLLKKKGLWQKFKSAK; the protein is encoded by the coding sequence GTGACTGTCAAGATACGCTTACAGAGAGTGGGAACGAAAAAGAAGCCATTTTATCGCATCATAGCCGTTGACGGCAGGGAAAAAAGGGACGGCAAGTGCATCGATCAGCTGGGACGCTATCAGCCGATCGTAGAGGGCGAGCAATTCACCATCGACGAGACGAAGTTATTCCACTGGCTTGGAAAAGGCGCGGAACCGACTCATACCATCATGCAACTTTTAAAAAAGAAGGGGTTGTGGCAAAAGTTTAAAAGCGCCAAATAA
- a CDS encoding KH domain-containing protein produces the protein MNYKELVDYMVKSLVDHPDQVEIREVEGEKSTILELRVTKEDIGKVIGKHGRIARAIRTIINASATKSGKRVVLEILD, from the coding sequence ATGAACTACAAAGAACTCGTTGATTACATGGTGAAGTCCCTTGTTGATCATCCCGACCAGGTGGAAATACGAGAGGTTGAAGGAGAAAAGTCGACAATCCTCGAGCTGCGGGTAACGAAAGAAGATATAGGAAAGGTGATCGGAAAACACGGCAGAATAGCACGGGCGATACGGACCATCATTAACGCTTCCGCGACAAAATCTGGAAAACGGGTGGTGCTGGAAATACTCGATTAA
- the rimM gene encoding 16S rRNA processing protein RimM, translating into MTDDYIRIAVVTGAHGLNGRLKVLVISDIRERFNAGRSVFIKTKTDIREFKILNFIEQKGKTGLLELEGIHDRDAVQSLKGSEICIDKAEAERTRSDLEEDSFYYYDVIGCSVYYNDAPFGTVTDILEAGSGEILIISNEAGRQFMVPFVESMVDTTNIRDGRLDIHPVEGLFEV; encoded by the coding sequence ATGACAGATGATTATATCCGCATAGCTGTTGTCACCGGGGCCCACGGCCTGAACGGCCGCCTGAAGGTCCTGGTGATCTCTGATATCAGGGAACGTTTTAACGCAGGCAGATCCGTATTCATAAAGACCAAGACCGATATCCGGGAATTCAAGATACTGAATTTTATCGAGCAGAAGGGGAAAACCGGACTCCTGGAGCTCGAGGGCATACATGACCGGGACGCCGTCCAATCGCTGAAAGGCTCGGAAATCTGCATCGATAAGGCCGAAGCCGAACGAACGCGAAGCGACCTGGAAGAGGACAGTTTTTATTATTACGATGTTATCGGATGTTCCGTGTATTACAACGATGCTCCTTTCGGCACCGTGACGGACATCCTTGAAGCCGGGTCAGGAGAAATACTGATCATTTCGAACGAGGCGGGAAGGCAGTTCATGGTCCCCTTCGTGGAATCGATGGTGGACACGACGAACATACGGGACGGAAGACTGGATATTCATCCTGTTGAGGGACTCTTTGAAGTTTAA
- the trmD gene encoding tRNA (guanosine(37)-N1)-methyltransferase TrmD — translation MKFKIVTLFPDFFSSPLRTGLLGKAVASGTIGVTITDIRDFSTDRYRSCDDYPYGGGSGMVLMPGPLDGAIESVKESGTKVVLTSASGTLLTQDLVKELHGHRDLCLVCGHYEGVDQRVIDRHVDYEISIGDYVLSGGEYAALAIIDAVSRYVPGFMSNSGSLTEESFELDLLEYPHYTRPEDFSGMKVPAVLTGGNHALIREWRRGESIEKTKRVRPDLYRKHLIRKISGE, via the coding sequence TTGAAGTTTAAGATTGTAACCCTGTTCCCCGATTTTTTCTCTTCCCCGCTCCGAACGGGGCTCCTCGGGAAGGCGGTCGCATCGGGGACCATCGGCGTTACGATAACCGATATACGCGATTTTTCGACGGACCGGTACCGCAGCTGCGACGATTATCCCTACGGCGGCGGGTCCGGAATGGTGCTCATGCCGGGCCCCCTGGACGGGGCTATTGAAAGCGTGAAGGAATCGGGCACCAAGGTGGTGCTCACCTCCGCGTCAGGGACGCTTCTCACCCAGGACCTGGTCAAGGAGCTTCACGGGCACCGCGATCTCTGCCTCGTATGCGGCCACTACGAGGGCGTGGACCAGCGGGTGATCGACCGGCACGTTGATTACGAGATCTCCATCGGCGATTACGTACTCTCCGGCGGAGAGTACGCGGCCCTGGCGATCATCGACGCGGTGTCCCGGTACGTGCCGGGTTTCATGTCCAACAGCGGATCCCTGACGGAGGAAAGCTTCGAGCTGGACCTGCTGGAATATCCTCATTACACGCGGCCCGAGGATTTTTCAGGCATGAAGGTGCCGGCGGTGCTGACGGGCGGCAATCACGCGCTGATACGGGAATGGCGGCGCGGTGAAAGCATCGAGAAGACTAAACGGGTTCGTCCGGATCTATACAGGAAACATCTTATCAGAAAAATATCAGGAGAATGA
- the rplS gene encoding 50S ribosomal protein L19: MQEIEKKIKPVERTINFEIGDTVRVHYRIVEGNRERIQVYEGIVIAIDNKGMSKTFTVRKLSFDVGVERIFPVYSTRIAKIDVIRKGKTRRAKLYYLRERTGKSAKLREKTAKGGKKHSAAATDVPGTHAAPEATAEGTTPQES, from the coding sequence ATGCAGGAAATTGAAAAGAAAATAAAGCCGGTTGAAAGGACCATAAACTTCGAAATCGGCGACACGGTTCGCGTCCACTACCGCATCGTTGAGGGAAACCGCGAGCGGATCCAGGTCTACGAGGGGATCGTGATCGCCATTGACAACAAGGGCATGAGCAAGACCTTCACGGTCCGGAAGCTTTCCTTTGACGTGGGCGTCGAGCGTATTTTCCCGGTCTATTCAACGCGGATCGCCAAGATCGATGTGATCCGGAAGGGAAAAACCCGCCGCGCCAAGCTCTACTATTTACGGGAACGGACAGGTAAATCCGCCAAGCTGCGCGAGAAGACGGCAAAGGGCGGCAAGAAGCACTCGGCAGCGGCCACTGACGTTCCGGGAACACACGCCGCTCCGGAGGCAACGGCCGAAGGAACGACCCCGCAGGAATCATAA
- a CDS encoding ribonuclease HII, which yields MESLHKTYGKTAKKKAGDESAFSHGPTFAIEKILLEDGLSLIAGVDEVGRGALAGPLCVGMVIYDAALILSEDGPIHGINDSKKLSPRQRRTGLDLIGARALHTSSILVSHRTVDRLNINGATEFALNRLLASISIRPDIILLDGNFSFHSAVPIRSILKGDAKSISIASASIVAKVRRDTVMERFDDIYPGYSFRRNKGYGTVQHMEALSGLGLSPIHRRSYEPARTMAASIGIPG from the coding sequence GTGGAATCCCTCCACAAAACGTACGGCAAGACTGCAAAAAAAAAGGCGGGCGATGAGTCCGCCTTTTCACATGGACCCACCTTCGCCATTGAAAAAATTCTCCTTGAAGACGGTTTATCCCTCATCGCGGGCGTCGATGAAGTGGGTAGAGGCGCCCTGGCCGGGCCCCTCTGCGTCGGCATGGTCATCTACGACGCAGCCCTCATCCTTTCCGAAGACGGCCCCATCCACGGCATCAATGACTCGAAAAAACTGAGCCCGCGGCAGCGCAGGACCGGCCTTGACCTCATAGGCGCCCGGGCACTCCATACGTCATCCATCCTGGTATCGCACCGCACCGTAGACCGGCTTAATATAAATGGCGCCACTGAATTTGCACTAAACAGGCTTTTAGCGAGTATATCTATCAGGCCTGACATAATTCTCCTGGATGGAAATTTTTCTTTTCATTCCGCGGTTCCCATTCGTTCTATACTTAAAGGCGACGCGAAATCGATATCCATCGCGTCTGCCTCCATTGTGGCGAAAGTACGGCGCGACACGGTCATGGAACGGTTCGATGACATATATCCGGGCTATTCGTTCCGGAGAAACAAGGGCTACGGCACGGTGCAGCATATGGAAGCTCTCTCCGGCCTGGGCCTCTCTCCGATCCACCGGAGAAGCTACGAGCCGGCCCGTACCATGGCGGCATCCATCGGGATTCCCGGATGA
- a CDS encoding EscU/YscU/HrcU family type III secretion system export apparatus switch protein: protein MKDDRAGAALEYSGDVPKILAVARGILVERLIQIAREHNITIYRDSDLVQVLAQLPVGSEIPETLFKAVSEVLAYCYRINSEFKAKLDGMGLV, encoded by the coding sequence ATGAAAGACGATAGAGCAGGGGCGGCGCTGGAATATTCCGGTGATGTCCCTAAAATACTCGCCGTTGCCAGGGGGATACTGGTCGAACGTCTGATACAGATCGCCAGGGAGCACAATATTACCATCTATCGCGATTCGGATCTCGTCCAGGTGCTTGCGCAACTACCGGTGGGCAGCGAAATACCGGAAACCTTGTTCAAGGCCGTCTCCGAAGTACTCGCATACTGCTATCGGATCAATTCGGAGTTTAAAGCAAAACTGGACGGCATGGGATTAGTATAA
- a CDS encoding HD-GYP domain-containing protein: protein MAKMRKISVEELRPGMVYDKPIYVDSNNMLITANSPIREADIKKLMTWGITEVETSGILVKRMEVGEEKAPAADNGGAAEAAPAKPSDIDNEKKIVSDYNDLLKKRKSLIEVHNRARNAVEAAYKAVRNNIPFETRDLEDTVQSIIKLLKDNSNIFLFLYGLDEGKDYTLTHSVNVTFYSLIIGTALKYNPVKLNDLGLGTLLIDAGMIKLPVYIIHKQSNLTDQEFNQIKTHPLLGYKALKDLGKIKETSAIISLQHHEQFDGKGYPRGLRGNDIDEFARIAAIADSYEAQISNRSYRKKVYFYHAMRNLLSSGVNKFDPVILRIFLSRMSVYPIGSLVELNDGAIGIIIGSVPEKPLRPIIKVIFDKDRRRIEDTTIISLLTESSLYIVRALDEAEVGINIFDVL, encoded by the coding sequence ATGGCCAAGATGAGAAAAATATCCGTGGAGGAGCTGAGGCCCGGGATGGTGTACGACAAGCCCATCTACGTGGACAGCAACAACATGCTCATCACCGCCAACTCCCCCATCCGTGAAGCAGACATCAAAAAGCTCATGACCTGGGGGATCACCGAAGTCGAGACGTCGGGCATCCTGGTCAAGCGCATGGAAGTGGGCGAAGAAAAAGCCCCTGCCGCCGACAATGGCGGCGCCGCAGAGGCCGCCCCCGCGAAGCCCTCGGACATCGATAATGAAAAGAAAATCGTCAGCGATTACAACGATCTGCTGAAGAAGCGCAAGAGCCTCATCGAAGTGCACAACCGGGCGCGGAACGCCGTTGAAGCCGCCTACAAGGCGGTCCGCAACAACATTCCATTTGAGACGCGCGACCTCGAAGACACGGTCCAGAGCATCATAAAGCTCCTGAAAGACAACAGCAATATTTTTCTATTCCTGTACGGCCTCGACGAGGGCAAGGATTATACCCTGACACATTCGGTCAACGTGACCTTTTACTCCCTGATCATCGGCACCGCCCTGAAGTACAACCCTGTCAAGCTGAACGACCTGGGCCTGGGGACCCTCCTCATCGACGCGGGCATGATCAAGCTCCCGGTGTACATCATCCACAAGCAGTCGAACCTGACGGATCAGGAATTCAACCAGATAAAGACGCACCCCCTCCTCGGCTACAAGGCGCTGAAGGACCTCGGCAAGATCAAGGAGACCTCGGCGATCATATCGCTCCAGCACCATGAGCAGTTCGACGGCAAGGGCTATCCACGGGGTCTCCGGGGCAACGATATAGACGAGTTCGCCCGCATCGCCGCCATCGCCGACAGTTACGAGGCGCAGATATCAAACCGGAGCTACCGGAAAAAGGTCTATTTCTATCACGCGATGCGTAATCTCCTGTCGAGCGGCGTCAACAAGTTCGACCCGGTCATTCTGCGCATATTTCTCTCCCGCATGTCCGTCTACCCCATCGGCTCCCTCGTGGAGCTGAACGACGGCGCCATCGGCATCATCATCGGTTCGGTGCCGGAAAAGCCACTCCGCCCGATCATCAAGGTCATTTTCGACAAGGACCGCCGGCGGATAGAGGACACCACCATCATAAGCCTCCTGACGGAATCCTCGCTCTATATCGTCAGGGCCCTGGACGAGGCCGAAGTGGGCATCAACATCTTCGACGTGCTGTAG
- a CDS encoding YraN family protein — MPGNLHNRNLGTDGEERAAAFLEENRFSIIARNYRFGKYGEIDIIARNGDLVIFAEVKSRGTERYGGALYSISSRKKSSLKTAARAFIAATPEVNLPAITFRFDLISIRNDSIEWIEDMFR; from the coding sequence GTGCCGGGGAACCTCCATAACCGTAATCTCGGGACCGACGGCGAAGAGCGCGCCGCGGCCTTTCTCGAGGAAAACCGGTTCAGCATCATCGCGCGCAATTACCGCTTCGGCAAATACGGGGAGATCGACATCATCGCCCGCAATGGAGACCTCGTCATCTTCGCTGAAGTTAAAAGCCGGGGCACCGAGCGCTACGGCGGTGCCCTCTATTCCATCAGCTCCAGGAAAAAGAGCTCTCTCAAGACCGCCGCCCGGGCGTTCATCGCAGCGACGCCTGAAGTCAACCTGCCCGCCATCACCTTTCGCTTTGACCTGATATCGATACGGAATGATTCCATTGAATGGATCGAGGACATGTTCCGGTAG
- a CDS encoding SDR family oxidoreductase, translated as MVQAYTGKVAIVTGGASGMGRALCRGLAALGARVVVADINGEEAERTASEISSLGFHARAVALDVADESAVFRVVEDAAVEFGSLDFFFNNAGIGISADARDLTIPQWRKIFDVNLFGVLYGTMAAYAVMARRGSGHIVNIASMAGFAPFSINAPYTAAKYGVVGLTQALRHETSDLGVRMTLVCPGIVRTSFYDALEIIGTDHDTYMKRMPRRLISPERAAEIILKGVARNRALIIFPFHAKALWWINRLFPFVMTMINRKMVREYRTLRG; from the coding sequence ATGGTACAGGCATATACAGGCAAAGTCGCCATTGTCACGGGCGGGGCCTCCGGCATGGGGAGGGCACTCTGCCGCGGCCTGGCTGCGCTGGGCGCCAGGGTCGTGGTCGCAGATATAAACGGCGAGGAGGCGGAGCGCACTGCCTCGGAGATCTCGTCCCTGGGATTCCATGCCCGCGCCGTGGCCCTCGATGTGGCGGATGAAAGCGCCGTGTTCAGGGTCGTTGAGGACGCGGCCGTCGAATTCGGGTCCCTGGATTTCTTTTTCAACAACGCCGGCATCGGCATTTCGGCGGACGCCCGGGACCTGACCATCCCCCAGTGGCGGAAGATCTTCGACGTGAACCTTTTCGGCGTGCTTTACGGCACCATGGCCGCCTACGCGGTCATGGCGCGCCGTGGGAGCGGCCATATCGTCAACATCGCGTCCATGGCCGGGTTCGCCCCCTTTTCGATCAACGCGCCCTACACCGCGGCCAAGTACGGCGTGGTGGGCCTCACCCAGGCACTGCGCCACGAGACCTCGGACCTGGGTGTGCGCATGACCCTGGTATGCCCGGGGATCGTGAGGACCTCCTTCTATGACGCACTCGAGATCATCGGGACGGACCATGACACCTACATGAAGCGGATGCCCCGGCGCCTCATCTCGCCGGAGCGCGCGGCGGAGATCATCCTTAAAGGCGTGGCCAGGAACAGGGCGTTGATAATATTCCCCTTTCACGCGAAAGCGCTCTGGTGGATCAACAGGCTCTTCCCCTTCGTCATGACCATGATCAACAGGAAGATGGTGCGCGAATACCGTACCCTCAGGGGATGA
- a CDS encoding STAS domain-containing protein: MIQVHDSDVLEICFTDSNLGIVNAGDMLEKLKKAAESSTKDIEFNMDAVTSIDSTAIATFVKFVQHLSGSKRTITMTHVDPEIMKVLTMLKLTSFFKLKAKKAFPS; this comes from the coding sequence ATGATACAGGTACATGATAGTGATGTTCTGGAGATCTGTTTCACCGATTCCAATCTCGGCATCGTTAATGCCGGGGACATGCTGGAGAAGCTTAAAAAAGCCGCTGAGTCCAGCACCAAGGACATCGAATTTAACATGGATGCGGTCACGTCCATTGATTCAACCGCCATCGCGACCTTTGTAAAGTTCGTTCAGCACCTTTCAGGCTCGAAACGGACCATCACCATGACCCATGTCGATCCGGAGATCATGAAGGTTTTAACAATGCTGAAGCTGACTAGTTTTTTTAAATTGAAAGCCAAGAAAGCCTTTCCTTCCTGA
- a CDS encoding NADH:flavin oxidoreductase: MNKNGLFNTGKIGSITLRNRTIRSAGFEGMCPGGIPSESLINYHRSVAAGGIGMTTVAYVSVTNGGRTFSHQAWMRPEAVPHFKKLTDAVHREGAAASVQLGHAGNMGDRKVSGERAISPSGRFCLFGITLPRKMTESDIEEMARAHGRAAALAREAGFDAVEIHAGHGYLISQFLSPFTNHRGDKFGGPLENRARFLRMVMAEVKKAAGNKIAVLVKTNLDDGFSGGMGVDEGIAVAKILEEEGADALVLSGGFVSKTPFYMMRGLTPHRELISYQSDPLIKLGMMAFSRVMIKDYPYTEAYFLEDALKVRKAVKLPLVYVGGLVSRKKIEEVMAQGFDYVALARALVADPGFVNEIRKDPAHVSKCLRCGPCNSCVATMYMGEMRCTFEG; this comes from the coding sequence ATGAATAAAAATGGACTGTTCAATACCGGGAAGATTGGCTCCATCACACTCAGAAACAGGACCATTCGGTCCGCGGGTTTCGAAGGCATGTGCCCCGGCGGCATCCCCTCGGAATCGCTCATCAACTACCATCGCTCCGTGGCAGCCGGCGGGATCGGCATGACCACCGTGGCTTATGTGTCGGTGACCAACGGCGGGCGAACCTTCAGCCACCAGGCGTGGATGCGGCCCGAGGCCGTTCCCCACTTTAAAAAGCTCACCGACGCCGTTCACCGCGAGGGAGCGGCGGCCTCGGTCCAGCTGGGTCACGCAGGCAATATGGGAGACCGCAAGGTTTCCGGTGAGCGGGCGATTTCCCCGTCGGGACGGTTCTGCCTCTTCGGCATCACCCTTCCCAGAAAAATGACCGAATCCGATATCGAGGAAATGGCCCGGGCCCACGGCAGGGCCGCGGCGCTGGCGCGGGAAGCGGGCTTTGACGCGGTGGAGATACACGCGGGCCACGGTTATCTCATAAGCCAGTTCCTTTCGCCCTTTACCAACCACCGCGGGGACAAATTCGGCGGCCCCCTCGAAAACCGCGCACGGTTCCTCAGGATGGTCATGGCGGAGGTGAAAAAGGCGGCGGGAAATAAAATCGCCGTGCTGGTGAAAACGAACCTTGACGACGGCTTTTCGGGCGGGATGGGAGTCGATGAGGGGATCGCCGTGGCGAAAATCCTGGAGGAAGAAGGGGCCGACGCCCTGGTCCTCTCCGGCGGCTTCGTGAGCAAGACCCCCTTTTACATGATGCGCGGCCTTACTCCCCACCGGGAGCTCATCAGCTACCAGTCTGATCCTTTAATAAAGCTGGGAATGATGGCCTTTTCACGCGTCATGATCAAGGACTATCCGTACACCGAGGCCTACTTCCTCGAAGACGCCCTGAAGGTGAGAAAGGCGGTGAAGCTCCCCCTGGTCTATGTTGGCGGCCTCGTATCCCGGAAAAAAATAGAAGAGGTCATGGCACAGGGCTTCGATTACGTGGCCCTGGCCCGGGCCCTGGTGGCCGATCCCGGCTTCGTGAACGAGATTCGCAAGGACCCGGCCCATGTGTCAAAGTGCCTGCGCTGCGGCCCCTGCAACAGCTGCGTGGCCACCATGTACATGGGCGAGATGCGCTGCACCTTCGAGGGGTGA
- a CDS encoding sigma 54-interacting transcriptional regulator, translating into MARQKRLNSIEEIFEDKWRSGELLVGRFRLVILLAFIPLIFALRFLLGYLLPSYWLLSIGKWIVMSAAAAGIYIALMRGFYRSWVGFATVLLDTAFVTVSIVTLSFYTMHHVGLMQDPLVIIYYLIGFSGGIRYRTRYAIFSIVLCVPVIVMLSWFDRTYHGIPLDYILLMDRLAFFFLISVMGLAFSRMLGDYILAWYQMGEKHVREISSLMEIGRKISSREELAKTLANIVAETNKLLQCDRSFIVLKNARSGMMEVVTESGAAGCSTEDAMEWRIGKKIIDTAAVLAAPPESMTGIRGRAAAMKNGPIRSLYGLPVTVDGAAAGALVSAGSEERVFSEHDRTLLGVLSEQAAISIKNSRLLEQLKNESVYLHEELDYSSRFQNIIGQSGAMKEIYGIIEKAARSTIPVIIRGESGTGKELIADALYALGPRRDKPFIKLNCSAIPAELLESELFGHERGSFTGADRQRRGKFELAGGGTIFLDEIGDMSPRLQTKLLRVLQEGEFQRIGGESSIRVDVRVITATNQNLEEKIQEGEFREDLFYRINGLPIYVPPLRERREDIPPLVEHFIKKYDYTGARNIEFTVSAMRFLTSQEWRGNVRELENLVHRMLVMTDKNSISEKDLEAICTTSDTSRMMDFYSSLKGYIEEAIRNGCDVAADMERIEREFLSAAFRQTGGNVRKTAEITGLPKSTLFNKLQKYRISE; encoded by the coding sequence ATGGCACGGCAAAAACGCCTGAACTCAATCGAGGAAATTTTCGAGGATAAGTGGAGGAGCGGCGAGCTCCTGGTGGGCAGGTTCAGGCTGGTCATTCTCCTGGCTTTTATTCCCCTGATATTCGCCCTCCGCTTCCTTCTGGGGTATCTCCTTCCTTCCTACTGGCTCCTCAGCATCGGCAAGTGGATCGTCATGTCTGCGGCAGCCGCGGGCATATACATTGCCCTGATGAGAGGGTTCTACCGGTCCTGGGTCGGCTTTGCGACCGTCTTACTGGACACCGCCTTCGTGACGGTCAGCATCGTGACCCTTTCCTTTTATACGATGCACCATGTCGGCCTCATGCAGGATCCCCTGGTCATCATCTATTACCTTATTGGCTTCAGCGGCGGCATCAGGTACCGGACCCGGTATGCCATCTTCAGCATTGTACTGTGCGTGCCGGTGATCGTCATGCTCTCCTGGTTCGACCGCACCTACCACGGGATTCCCCTTGATTACATTTTGCTGATGGACCGGCTGGCGTTTTTTTTCCTGATATCGGTGATGGGCCTCGCCTTTTCCCGGATGCTGGGCGATTACATCCTGGCCTGGTACCAGATGGGCGAGAAGCACGTTCGGGAGATTTCGTCGCTGATGGAGATCGGGCGGAAGATCTCGTCCCGCGAGGAGCTCGCAAAGACCCTCGCCAACATCGTGGCTGAAACAAACAAGCTCCTCCAGTGCGACCGGAGCTTTATCGTTCTGAAAAACGCCCGATCGGGCATGATGGAAGTGGTTACGGAATCAGGGGCAGCCGGCTGTTCTACTGAAGATGCCATGGAGTGGAGGATCGGGAAAAAGATTATCGACACGGCCGCGGTCCTGGCGGCGCCTCCCGAAAGTATGACCGGAATCCGGGGCCGCGCTGCCGCCATGAAGAACGGCCCCATCCGGAGCCTCTATGGCCTCCCCGTGACTGTGGACGGCGCCGCCGCGGGCGCCCTGGTGTCTGCCGGCAGCGAGGAGAGGGTCTTTTCCGAGCATGACCGGACCCTTCTCGGGGTCCTGTCGGAGCAGGCGGCCATTTCGATAAAGAATTCCCGGCTGCTGGAACAGCTGAAGAACGAGAGCGTATACCTTCACGAAGAGCTCGATTACTCATCGCGCTTTCAGAACATCATCGGCCAGAGCGGCGCCATGAAGGAGATCTACGGCATCATAGAAAAGGCGGCGAGGTCCACCATCCCCGTCATCATCAGGGGCGAAAGCGGCACCGGCAAGGAGCTCATCGCCGACGCCCTGTACGCCCTGGGTCCGCGGCGGGACAAGCCCTTCATCAAGCTGAACTGTTCGGCCATTCCCGCGGAGCTCCTGGAGAGCGAGCTCTTCGGCCACGAGCGGGGCTCCTTCACCGGCGCGGACCGCCAGCGCCGGGGAAAGTTCGAGCTCGCCGGCGGGGGCACCATCTTCCTCGACGAGATCGGGGACATGAGCCCGAGACTCCAGACGAAGCTCCTCCGGGTGCTCCAGGAGGGGGAGTTTCAGCGCATCGGCGGCGAGTCTTCCATCAGGGTTGACGTGCGGGTCATCACCGCGACGAACCAGAACCTGGAGGAAAAGATCCAGGAGGGAGAATTCCGCGAGGACCTCTTCTACCGGATAAACGGTCTCCCGATATACGTGCCCCCCCTCCGGGAGCGGCGTGAGGATATTCCCCCGCTGGTGGAGCACTTCATCAAAAAGTATGATTATACCGGCGCCCGGAACATCGAGTTCACCGTGTCCGCCATGCGCTTCCTCACGTCGCAGGAGTGGCGGGGCAACGTGCGGGAGCTGGAGAACCTGGTCCATCGCATGCTGGTCATGACGGACAAGAACAGCATATCCGAAAAAGACCTTGAGGCGATCTGCACCACCTCCGACACGTCGCGGATGATGGATTTTTACTCCTCCCTGAAGGGTTATATTGAGGAGGCGATCCGAAACGGCTGCGATGTCGCGGCTGATATGGAGCGCATCGAGCGGGAATTTCTTTCAGCCGCATTCAGGCAGACCGGGGGCAATGTAAGGAAAACGGCTGAAATAACCGGTCTTCCCAAATCAACCCTTTTCAACAAGCTCCAGAAATATAGAATCTCCGAATAA